A part of Bifidobacteriaceae bacterium genomic DNA contains:
- a CDS encoding bifunctional RNase H/acid phosphatase — protein sequence MKLIIEADGGSRGNPGVAAFGALVRESASGRVLAERAAYLGDAVTNNVAEYSGLIAGLEAAVAVEPAAALEVRMDSKLVVSQMAGVWKIKNADLAKLAAKARQVIGDRTVTFKWVPRAHNQAADLLANEAMDSRGVIERSPGGEASEPGEKRAGGETASAALSLAGAVRLAQAVSSGAQRHPGTFGPITTVILIRHGMSVDTDRDVFAGGLVPGPALSAAGRLQAQAAQEELERMLQVPWFGLERPSALASSPTRRALETAEPLAAAFGLTVQVDPGFVEEEFGDWDGLTKSQVEARWPGGVDRWAADPDYTPSGGESRRQVGIRVKAALERVAQANLGGTVVITSHAVAVRAALGAALGAPPEAWFGFRVAPASINIVRLWELGKTEVVCTNRTAAR from the coding sequence GTGAAGCTGATCATCGAGGCGGACGGCGGTTCGCGCGGGAATCCGGGGGTGGCGGCGTTCGGTGCCCTGGTCCGCGAGTCGGCCAGCGGTCGCGTGCTGGCCGAAAGGGCCGCGTACTTGGGTGACGCGGTGACGAACAACGTGGCGGAGTACTCGGGGCTGATCGCCGGGTTGGAGGCGGCCGTCGCGGTTGAACCGGCGGCCGCGCTCGAAGTGCGGATGGACTCCAAACTGGTGGTCTCCCAGATGGCGGGGGTCTGGAAGATCAAGAACGCCGACCTGGCGAAGCTGGCGGCGAAGGCCCGCCAGGTGATCGGCGACAGGACGGTGACCTTCAAGTGGGTCCCGCGCGCCCACAACCAGGCGGCCGACTTGCTCGCCAACGAGGCGATGGACTCGCGCGGCGTGATCGAGCGGTCGCCCGGCGGCGAGGCGAGCGAACCGGGGGAGAAGAGAGCGGGCGGGGAGACGGCATCGGCGGCGTTGTCCTTGGCCGGCGCAGTGCGGTTGGCGCAGGCGGTCAGCTCCGGCGCGCAGCGGCATCCGGGAACGTTCGGGCCCATCACCACTGTGATCCTGATCCGCCACGGCATGTCGGTCGACACGGACCGGGACGTGTTCGCGGGCGGCCTGGTGCCGGGGCCGGCCCTGTCCGCGGCGGGGCGGCTGCAGGCGCAAGCCGCCCAGGAGGAGTTGGAGCGAATGCTGCAGGTGCCGTGGTTCGGTCTGGAGCGGCCCTCGGCGCTGGCCTCCTCGCCGACCCGGCGGGCGTTGGAGACGGCGGAGCCGCTGGCGGCGGCCTTCGGGCTGACGGTCCAGGTGGACCCCGGATTCGTGGAGGAGGAGTTCGGCGATTGGGACGGCTTGACGAAGTCCCAGGTGGAGGCGCGCTGGCCGGGCGGGGTGGACCGGTGGGCGGCCGACCCGGACTACACGCCGAGCGGCGGCGAGTCACGCCGCCAGGTGGGCATTCGGGTCAAGGCGGCCCTGGAACGGGTGGCGCAAGCCAATTTGGGCGGCACGGTGGTGATCACCTCGCACGCGGTCGCGGTGCGGGCCGCGCTCGGGGCGGCCCTGGGCGCCCCACCCGAGGCCTGGTTCGGCTTTAGGGTCGCGCCCGCCTCGATCAACATTGTGCGCCTGTGGGAACTGGGCAAGACCGAGGTGGTCTGCACCAACCGGACCGCCGCCCGGTAG
- the trpD gene encoding anthranilate phosphoribosyltransferase, producing the protein MTDNRPEVTWPGLISTLLRGRHLSTADAAWAMDEVMSGNASPVQLAGLLVALRAKGETVDELSGLAASMLEHARPIDLPTDAVDIVGTGGDRAFTVNISTMAALVIAGAGARVVKHGNRAASSKSGSADVLEALGVNLAMSAERIREVFDQVGVAFLFAQAFHPSMRHAAVARRELGVATVFNFLGPLTNPAKPRASAIGCTDEAMAPLMAGVLAARGGTALVFRGLADGLDEMAATGPIQLWEARGGRVEASVLDPVAELGLAQITLADLRGADAAANAAVARQVLEGQPGPIRDTVLLNAAAGLVAAGERAGLTDGPLARRLRSGMDLAAEAVDSGAAARVLDRWVEASQSPSPRS; encoded by the coding sequence GTGACCGACAACCGCCCCGAGGTGACTTGGCCCGGGCTTATCTCCACCCTGTTGCGGGGCCGCCACCTTTCAACCGCCGATGCCGCCTGGGCCATGGACGAGGTCATGTCCGGCAACGCTTCCCCCGTCCAGTTGGCCGGGCTGCTGGTGGCCCTTCGCGCCAAAGGCGAGACCGTGGACGAGTTGTCCGGGCTGGCCGCCTCCATGCTGGAGCACGCCCGGCCAATCGACCTGCCGACAGACGCCGTCGACATTGTCGGCACCGGAGGGGACAGGGCCTTCACGGTCAACATCTCGACCATGGCGGCGCTCGTCATAGCCGGCGCCGGGGCGCGGGTGGTCAAGCACGGCAACCGAGCGGCATCGTCGAAATCCGGTTCGGCGGACGTGCTGGAGGCACTGGGCGTCAACCTGGCCATGTCGGCGGAGCGCATCCGCGAGGTCTTCGACCAGGTGGGCGTGGCGTTCTTGTTCGCCCAGGCTTTTCACCCGTCCATGCGGCACGCGGCGGTCGCCCGCCGGGAGCTGGGCGTGGCGACGGTGTTCAACTTCCTGGGCCCCTTGACGAACCCGGCCAAGCCGCGGGCCTCCGCGATCGGCTGCACCGATGAGGCCATGGCCCCGCTGATGGCGGGCGTGTTGGCGGCCAGGGGCGGAACAGCGCTGGTCTTCCGGGGCCTGGCGGACGGGCTCGACGAGATGGCCGCGACCGGGCCGATCCAGCTGTGGGAGGCGCGGGGCGGCCGGGTGGAGGCGAGCGTTCTGGACCCGGTGGCCGAGCTGGGGCTGGCGCAGATCACGTTGGCGGACCTCCGGGGCGCGGACGCCGCCGCCAACGCCGCCGTCGCGCGGCAAGTCTTAGAGGGGCAGCCGGGGCCGATCCGCGACACGGTGCTGCTGAACGCCGCCGCCGGGCTGGTCGCCGCTGGCGAGCGCGCGGGCCTGACCGACGGGCCGTTGGCGCGCCGCCTGCGCTCGGGCATGGACCTGGCGGCCGAGGCAGTCGACTCTGGCGCCGCCGCCCGCGTGCTGGACCGCTGGGTCGAGGCTTCTCAGTCGCCCAGTCCCAGGTCGTAG
- a CDS encoding ABC transporter ATP-binding protein, translating to MLNLTGVSKTFFAGTANERRALRHVSLELAEGDFATVIGSNGAGKSTLLNVIAGSLPTDGGSVLIDGHDVTKLPAYRRASLLARVFQDPQAGTAPHLTIEQNMAIALTRGSRRGLGMGVGPKRRAMFREELEVLGLGLENRLKTRVGMLSGGQRQALSLLMASFTEPRLLLLDEHTAALDPARAELVTELTVKVVAESNLTALMVTHNMAQALRVGNRLLMMHEGEIILELNAAQKRRTTVADLMERFTSVKGQMADRSLLS from the coding sequence ATGCTCAATCTGACCGGGGTGTCGAAAACCTTCTTCGCGGGCACGGCGAACGAGCGCCGGGCGTTGCGCCACGTCTCGCTGGAACTGGCGGAAGGCGATTTCGCCACCGTGATCGGCTCAAACGGCGCCGGCAAGTCGACCCTGCTGAACGTGATCGCCGGCTCGCTGCCCACGGACGGCGGCAGCGTCTTGATCGACGGCCACGACGTGACCAAGCTGCCGGCCTACCGACGGGCCTCGCTGTTGGCGCGGGTCTTCCAGGACCCGCAGGCGGGGACGGCGCCGCACCTGACGATCGAACAGAACATGGCAATCGCCCTGACGCGAGGCTCCCGCCGGGGGCTGGGAATGGGCGTGGGCCCGAAACGCCGGGCCATGTTCCGCGAGGAGCTGGAGGTGCTGGGGCTAGGCCTGGAGAATCGCCTCAAGACCAGGGTCGGCATGCTCTCCGGCGGGCAGCGCCAGGCCTTGTCGTTGCTGATGGCCTCTTTCACGGAGCCCCGCCTGCTGCTGCTGGACGAGCACACCGCCGCGCTGGACCCGGCCCGCGCCGAACTGGTCACCGAGCTGACCGTGAAGGTTGTGGCGGAGTCCAACCTGACCGCCTTGATGGTCACCCACAACATGGCCCAGGCTTTGCGGGTCGGAAACCGCCTCTTGATGATGCACGAGGGCGAGATCATCCTCGAATTGAACGCCGCCCAGAAGCGGCGCACCACTGTGGCCGACTTGATGGAGCGCTTCACCTCCGTCAAGGGCCAGATGGCGGACCGGAGCCTGCTGAGCTGA
- a CDS encoding superoxide dismutase, translated as MALYVLPELPYDYSALEPHISGRIMELHHDKHHAAYVAGLNTALEQLEAARESGNFAVLPKLEKDLAFNLAGHVNHSVFWKNLSPEAPLTPDGDLADAIADQFGAFDAFKAQFSAAATSIQGSGWAMLTWEPLAGQLLVNQVYDHQANLSAGLVPLLVLDMWEHAFYLDYLNVKADYVAAFWNIVNWYDVAARFARAKSGTAGLI; from the coding sequence ATGGCTCTTTATGTCTTGCCCGAGCTTCCTTACGACTACTCCGCCCTCGAGCCGCACATCTCCGGCCGCATCATGGAACTTCACCACGACAAGCACCACGCCGCGTACGTGGCCGGGCTCAACACGGCTTTGGAGCAACTTGAGGCCGCCCGCGAGTCCGGCAACTTCGCCGTCCTGCCGAAGTTGGAGAAGGACCTGGCGTTCAACCTGGCCGGCCATGTCAACCACTCGGTGTTCTGGAAGAACCTGAGCCCCGAGGCGCCGCTGACGCCAGACGGCGACCTGGCGGACGCGATCGCCGACCAGTTCGGCGCCTTCGACGCCTTCAAGGCCCAGTTCTCCGCCGCCGCCACATCCATCCAGGGCTCCGGCTGGGCCATGCTCACCTGGGAGCCGCTGGCGGGCCAACTGCTGGTCAACCAGGTCTACGACCATCAAGCCAACCTGTCCGCCGGTCTGGTCCCGCTGCTGGTCCTCGACATGTGGGAGCACGCCTTCTACCTGGACTACCTGAACGTCAAGGCGGACTACGTCGCCGCGTTCTGGAACATTGTCAACTGGTACGACGTGGCGGCGCGCTTCGCCCGCGCCAAGTCCGGCACCGCCGGCCTGATCTAG
- a CDS encoding response regulator, which translates to MTVSVPASGEVQSNPSNAVRILLYSDNARVRHEVQDNLGDTLGADNRPIQWTEAATHEVAMILCQEGTFDLIVMDNETNKLGGVGLTRQMRSELDWQPTVLLLLARQQDAWLGAWSGADAALLQPIDPLELTTTVADLVGVPQA; encoded by the coding sequence ATGACTGTAAGTGTCCCCGCATCGGGCGAAGTCCAATCCAACCCCTCCAACGCCGTTCGCATCCTTCTCTACAGCGACAACGCGCGGGTCCGCCACGAGGTCCAAGACAACTTGGGCGACACGCTTGGCGCCGACAACCGGCCAATCCAGTGGACGGAGGCGGCGACCCACGAGGTGGCCATGATCCTGTGCCAGGAGGGCACCTTCGACCTGATCGTGATGGACAACGAGACCAACAAGCTGGGGGGCGTGGGCCTGACCCGGCAGATGCGGAGCGAACTCGATTGGCAGCCCACGGTGCTGCTGCTGCTCGCCCGCCAGCAGGACGCCTGGCTGGGCGCCTGGTCCGGCGCGGACGCCGCGCTGTTGCAGCCGATCGACCCCCTCGAGTTGACCACCACGGTTGCGGACCTGGTGGGCGTGCCGCAGGCCTAG
- a CDS encoding Nif3-like dinuclear metal center hexameric protein, which yields MTATLAGAVRVLDDLYPPSLKEEWDRIGLVCGEPEAPVARVAFAVDPTLRSVRQAIDWGADLFVVHHPLLLRPVNSVAATTFKGAIVHSLIKAGCALYTAHTNADAAAGGVADALAGGLGLERTRPLVPDAADPAVGIGRVGSLPGPAALGELAARLAASLPPNRHGVRIAGPVDAMVATAAVVGGAGDSLFDAVRAAGVDVYVTADLRHHPALEAREQAEFAGHGRPYLLDVSHAASEWGWLARAARQLEERLAAAGDRVVTWVNPEVADPWTARVERTDA from the coding sequence ATGACTGCCACCCTGGCCGGCGCCGTGCGCGTCCTGGACGACCTCTACCCGCCCTCGCTGAAAGAGGAGTGGGACCGGATCGGTCTGGTCTGCGGCGAACCGGAGGCGCCGGTCGCGCGGGTCGCCTTCGCGGTCGACCCGACCCTGCGGTCGGTCCGCCAGGCGATCGACTGGGGCGCTGACCTGTTTGTGGTCCACCATCCGCTGCTGCTGCGGCCGGTCAACTCGGTCGCGGCCACGACCTTCAAGGGCGCGATTGTGCATTCGCTGATCAAGGCCGGCTGCGCCCTTTACACCGCCCACACCAACGCGGACGCGGCCGCCGGGGGCGTCGCGGACGCCCTGGCTGGCGGTCTGGGCCTGGAACGAACCCGGCCGCTGGTGCCGGACGCGGCCGACCCGGCGGTCGGCATCGGACGCGTCGGGTCGTTGCCCGGCCCGGCGGCGTTGGGGGAACTCGCGGCGCGCCTGGCCGCCTCCCTGCCCCCCAACCGCCACGGGGTGCGGATCGCCGGGCCGGTGGACGCCATGGTCGCCACGGCGGCGGTGGTCGGGGGAGCGGGCGATTCGCTGTTCGATGCCGTCCGGGCGGCCGGAGTGGACGTGTACGTCACGGCCGACCTCCGGCACCATCCGGCCCTGGAAGCCCGCGAGCAAGCCGAATTCGCAGGTCACGGGCGGCCGTACCTGCTGGACGTGTCGCATGCGGCCTCCGAATGGGGGTGGCTGGCGCGAGCGGCGCGGCAACTCGAGGAGAGGCTGGCGGCTGCGGGCGATAGGGTTGTGACCTGGGTGAATCCCGAGGTGGCCGATCCCTGGACGGCCCGTGTGGAAAGGACAGACGCTTGA
- a CDS encoding C4-type zinc ribbon domain-containing protein gives MKAPSADQQRLLVVQAHDTQLHQLAHKRANLPTRGELALAQDEEQLAGEELEIAKAKAGDIRRELTRVEDELSKVAARHRRDRERLESGGGQSRELVTLQQDIELLERRRDRLEEEALEVMERLEEAQRVVSGLEETLKRLGARGAELRGRLEGELAQIDQAAAAEQAERAAAAQGLDEGLLKLYERLRERLGGVGAAALTRRRCEGCGMDVNTSDLAAIRALAADEVARCEECGRILVRGEDSGL, from the coding sequence TTGAAAGCCCCATCCGCTGATCAACAACGACTATTGGTTGTGCAAGCGCACGACACCCAACTGCATCAACTGGCGCACAAGCGCGCCAACCTGCCGACCCGGGGCGAATTGGCCCTGGCGCAGGACGAGGAGCAACTCGCGGGCGAGGAACTGGAAATCGCCAAGGCCAAAGCCGGCGACATCCGGCGCGAGCTGACCCGCGTGGAGGACGAGCTTTCGAAAGTGGCCGCCCGGCACCGGCGCGACCGCGAGCGTCTGGAGTCCGGGGGCGGGCAATCCCGCGAACTGGTGACGCTGCAACAGGACATCGAACTGCTGGAACGTCGGCGCGACCGCCTGGAGGAAGAGGCGCTTGAAGTCATGGAGCGGCTCGAGGAGGCCCAGCGGGTCGTCTCGGGCCTGGAAGAGACCCTGAAGCGGCTGGGCGCGCGGGGGGCCGAATTGCGCGGGCGGCTGGAGGGCGAATTGGCCCAGATTGACCAGGCCGCCGCCGCGGAGCAGGCCGAGCGGGCCGCCGCCGCGCAGGGGCTGGACGAAGGCCTGCTCAAACTCTACGAGCGCTTGCGCGAGCGGTTGGGCGGGGTCGGGGCGGCGGCGCTGACGCGGCGGCGGTGCGAGGGTTGCGGCATGGACGTGAACACCTCCGACTTGGCCGCGATCCGCGCCCTGGCGGCGGACGAGGTCGCCCGCTGCGAAGAGTGCGGCCGGATTCTGGTGAGGGGCGAGGACTCCGGCCTGTGA
- a CDS encoding ABC transporter permease, which produces MLAAVEQGLIFSLLALGVFLTYRILNFADLTVDGSFTTGAGTAAILIYNGCNPYLATAAGFAVGAVAGLITALLHTKLRIDPLLASILTMIGLYSINLRIMGGPNVGLNMRSGQLIETVFTPLKQAKLMSSWQTATILTAVALAFTAGIVWFLATNFGLATQATGDNPQMALAGGISTDWTKIVTLMISNGLVGLSGAIYAQFQGYADVQMGIGLILVGLASVIVGNAILGTRYMALAVLGVVVGSVVYRLVLYYAIYWEIAEAGDMKLISAVLVVIALVISQSETVRGLMNKLSPFKSPVVPEPLTAPELGAEPAEGPTPVDPDPFLDQGDLMEGDREEAGARPGLRRRRHDQDGEV; this is translated from the coding sequence TTGCTAGCAGCCGTCGAACAAGGCCTTATCTTCTCCCTGCTGGCGCTGGGCGTCTTCCTGACCTACCGAATCCTCAACTTCGCGGACCTGACCGTTGACGGTTCGTTCACCACGGGCGCCGGCACGGCCGCGATCCTGATCTACAACGGCTGCAACCCCTACCTGGCGACGGCCGCCGGGTTCGCCGTCGGCGCGGTGGCCGGCCTGATCACCGCCTTGCTGCACACCAAGCTCAGGATCGATCCGCTGCTGGCCTCGATCTTGACCATGATCGGCCTGTATTCGATCAACTTGAGGATCATGGGCGGTCCGAACGTCGGGCTGAACATGCGCAGCGGCCAGTTGATTGAGACCGTCTTCACACCGCTCAAACAGGCCAAGCTGATGTCCTCCTGGCAAACCGCGACCATTTTGACCGCGGTGGCGCTGGCGTTCACGGCCGGGATCGTCTGGTTCCTGGCCACCAACTTCGGGCTGGCCACGCAGGCCACCGGCGACAACCCGCAGATGGCCCTGGCGGGCGGGATCTCCACCGACTGGACCAAGATCGTGACCCTGATGATCTCGAACGGCTTGGTGGGGCTGTCCGGCGCGATTTACGCGCAATTCCAGGGCTACGCGGACGTGCAGATGGGGATCGGGCTGATCCTGGTCGGGTTGGCCTCTGTGATCGTGGGCAACGCCATACTCGGCACCCGCTACATGGCCCTCGCGGTGCTGGGCGTGGTGGTTGGCTCGGTGGTCTACAGACTGGTGCTCTATTACGCGATCTACTGGGAGATCGCCGAGGCGGGGGACATGAAGCTGATCTCGGCGGTATTGGTGGTGATCGCCCTGGTGATCTCGCAAAGCGAGACTGTGCGCGGCCTGATGAACAAGCTCTCTCCTTTCAAGTCGCCCGTGGTGCCGGAGCCGCTGACCGCCCCGGAACTGGGCGCGGAACCGGCCGAGGGGCCAACGCCGGTCGACCCGGATCCGTTCTTAGACCAGGGCGACCTTATGGAAGGCGACCGCGAGGAGGCGGGCGCCCGGCCGGGATTGCGGCGCCGCCGCCACGACCAGGACGGGGAGGTGTGA
- a CDS encoding ROK family protein translates to MTMSGKIAFGVDVGGSGVKGAPVDLDTGELTEDRFKIPTPQPATPQAVVGVIAELLDHFDLDQSVPVGVSFPSPILGGVVPWMSNLDQSWVGVNLAEAVRQGTGRGATVVNDADAAGYAEVAFGAAKDHPGTVAVMTLGTGIGVALITAGKLWPNAELGHIKINGKDAEKWAAASAKEREGLTYAKWARRLQRYFTEIDRLLWPDLIVVGGGISRKHDKFLPLLHIRPKIVPAALRNTAGIVGAAVLAWQDAASARAAATPALRATPTASD, encoded by the coding sequence ATCACTATGTCCGGCAAGATAGCCTTCGGCGTGGATGTTGGCGGCTCCGGCGTGAAAGGCGCGCCGGTCGACCTCGACACCGGCGAGTTGACGGAGGATCGCTTCAAGATCCCCACGCCCCAGCCGGCCACGCCCCAGGCGGTGGTAGGCGTGATCGCCGAGTTGCTGGACCACTTCGACTTGGATCAATCCGTCCCGGTCGGGGTGTCCTTCCCCAGTCCCATCCTTGGCGGCGTGGTCCCGTGGATGTCCAACCTGGACCAGTCCTGGGTTGGCGTCAACCTGGCCGAGGCGGTCCGCCAGGGCACCGGGCGTGGCGCCACCGTGGTCAACGACGCGGACGCCGCCGGCTACGCGGAGGTCGCCTTCGGCGCCGCCAAGGACCACCCCGGCACCGTCGCCGTCATGACGCTGGGCACCGGCATTGGAGTCGCCCTGATCACGGCGGGAAAGCTGTGGCCCAACGCCGAACTGGGGCACATCAAGATCAACGGGAAGGACGCGGAAAAGTGGGCGGCGGCGTCCGCCAAGGAGCGCGAGGGTTTGACCTACGCCAAATGGGCCCGCCGGCTGCAACGCTACTTCACCGAGATCGACCGCCTGCTCTGGCCCGATTTGATCGTGGTGGGCGGCGGCATCTCCCGCAAGCACGACAAGTTCCTGCCGCTGCTCCACATCCGGCCGAAGATTGTGCCGGCGGCTTTGCGCAACACCGCCGGCATTGTCGGCGCGGCGGTCTTGGCCTGGCAAGACGCGGCCAGCGCCCGTGCGGCGGCCACCCCGGCTCTGCGCGCCACGCCGACCGCCTCGGACTAG
- a CDS encoding RNA methyltransferase, translating into MYRHLTDVTLRKRLEPERGLFMAESAYVIGRALDACLEPYSLLMTPKWVDALDGILSRLDPAVPVYVGPDDVLHQVTGFHVHRGAVAAMRRPALPAWLDLVAGARRICVVEDVVDHTNLGAIFRSAAGLGVDAVLATPRSADPLYRRSVRVSMGTVFQVPWTRIAPWPAALDTLKRDGWHVAALAPAADAVPLDQFAARLPARLALLLGTEGDGLTAHALELADSVVSIPMAAGVDSLNVAAASAVAFWATR; encoded by the coding sequence ATGTACCGTCACCTCACCGACGTGACTTTGAGGAAACGCCTCGAGCCGGAGCGGGGCCTGTTCATGGCCGAGTCCGCCTACGTGATCGGGCGCGCGCTGGACGCGTGCCTGGAGCCGTACTCGCTGCTCATGACGCCAAAATGGGTCGACGCCCTGGACGGCATCCTGAGCCGCCTGGACCCGGCGGTCCCCGTCTACGTGGGCCCGGATGACGTGTTGCACCAGGTCACAGGCTTCCATGTGCACAGGGGCGCGGTCGCGGCGATGCGCCGCCCGGCCTTGCCGGCCTGGCTGGACCTGGTGGCCGGCGCGCGCCGGATTTGCGTGGTCGAGGACGTGGTGGACCACACCAACCTGGGCGCCATCTTCCGGTCCGCCGCAGGCCTGGGCGTGGACGCGGTCTTGGCGACGCCCCGCAGCGCCGATCCGCTCTACCGCCGGTCGGTGCGCGTCTCCATGGGCACCGTGTTCCAGGTCCCCTGGACCCGGATCGCGCCCTGGCCGGCGGCTTTGGACACGCTCAAGCGCGACGGCTGGCATGTGGCCGCGTTGGCCCCCGCCGCCGATGCCGTGCCCCTCGACCAGTTCGCCGCCCGCCTCCCAGCCCGCCTGGCTTTGCTCCTTGGGACTGAGGGCGACGGCCTGACGGCCCACGCCCTGGAGTTGGCGGACTCGGTGGTCTCGATCCCCATGGCGGCGGGGGTGGACTCGCTGAACGTGGCGGCCGCCTCCGCGGTGGCGTTCTGGGCCACCCGCTGA